One part of the Anopheles coustani chromosome 2, idAnoCousDA_361_x.2, whole genome shotgun sequence genome encodes these proteins:
- the LOC131264544 gene encoding uncharacterized protein LOC131264544 — MSGTESKRLYARQNVEQSLRLISVVEKRPVVYNKKLKHYKNKVSQNDAWSSIAVEVDMPVAEAKRLWQNLLSSYRSYRSKVRQSTQTGAAHSEVYRPKWFAYDAMAFLGNVMEDDGHVDTLDEHDEDLALHSLNPSAPPANPTPTSPPDSYPDHCYMLPIDPPQSLSDNLSPCPGPSNRLSSLPSSFPSTSLDDTPSPSIPARTPANPQRKRRRINEGSEVSEVLKELMEATVANANSPENTFGRWVAEFLRRFTPEEQQEVTSRIQRAMLEAEDDVKAKRQAM, encoded by the exons ATGAGCGGAACCGAATCAAAGAGATTGTACGCGCGTCAG aacGTAGAACAAAGTCTCCGCTTGATATCGGTAGTGGAGAAACGGCCGGTCGTTTATAATAAAAAGCTtaaacattataaaaataagGTATCGCAGAACGACGCTTGGTCAAGCATCGCTGTGGAGGTCGATATGCCGGTAGCAGAAGCCAAGCGTTTGTGGCAAAATCTGCTGTCGAGCTACCGTTCGTATCGATCAAAAGTTCGGCAATCTACACAGACGGGGGCTG CACACTCGGAAGTGTACCGACCGAAATGGTTCGCGTACGATGCCATGGCGTTTCTCGGAAATGTAATGGAGGACGATGGACACGTTGATACG CTTGACGAGCACGATGAGGACCTCGCTCTGCACTCCCTCAATCCTTCTGCTCCTCCTGCTAATCCGACTCCAACATCACCTCCTGATAGCTATCCCGACCACTGCTACATGTTGCCAATAGATCCCCCCCAGTCCCTTTCCGATAATCTCTCTCCTTGTCCTGGACCATCAAACCGTTTATCTTCCTTACCTTCAAGCTTTCCTTCCACGTCCTTAGACGATACACCTTCACCTTCCATTCCTGCCCGAACCCCCGCAAACCCTCAAAGAAAACGGCGAAGGATCAATGAGGGTAGTGAAGTGAGCGAGGTCCTCAAAGAGCTAATGGAGGCGACCGTGGCCAACGCAAACTCGCCGGAAAACACTTTCGGTCGCTGGGTCGCTGAATTCCTCAGACGATTCACGCCTGAAGAACAACAGGAGGTGACGTCGAGGATTCAGCGAGCCATGCTGGAGGCCGAGGACGATGTGAAGGCCAAAAGGCAAGCGATGTGA
- the LOC131264545 gene encoding putative nuclease HARBI1, translated as MILASFVNSSSDDSDEEQGTIINLASHRRMIRTTTDALELPDRAFIKSFRVSKDIFVSILRDIEPRFAPVKGRGLTVKEKLAAALRFLAEGSYQHGVGQDYVVAIAQPTFSASFQAILDAMEATLCPKWISLEMSSNEQQEARRYFFRKSEIPGIVMCVDGTHVPIIAPKINKDQFYNRKGFSSLNVMMLCDHQMNIRYVNARYGGANHDAHVWAVSIVDSYFESKHRNGETAFRVLGDSAYPSKPWLVTPKRNAAHDTPEARYNSKHVQGREIVERTFGLLKSRFRCLSDARQLHYAPEKAAQIK; from the exons atgatacTAGCGTCCTTTGTTAATAGCAGTAGTGATGATAGCGATGAGGAGCAAGGAACGATAATAAATCTTGCTTCGCATCGGCGAATGATCCGAACTACGACAGATGCGTTGGAATTGCCTGACCGAGC CTTTATTAAGAGTTTTCGTGTGTCGAAGGATATTTTTGTTAGTATTCTTCGTGATATTGAGCCAAGATTTGCTCCAGTCAAAGGACGCGGGTTGACTGTCAAAGAAAAACTTGCCGCTGCTTTGCGATTCTTAGCAGAAGGCAGTTATCAGCATGGAGTTGGACAAGACTACGTGGTAGCTATTGCCCAACCAACCTTCTCTGCTAGTTTTCAAGCAATTTTGGATGCTATGGAAGCCACACTATGCCCCAAGTGGATTTCGCTTGAGATGAGCAGTAACGAGCAACAAGAAGCAAGGCGTTACTTTTTTAGAAAAAGCGAAATACCCGGCATTGTGATGTGCGTAGATGGTACACACGTACCAATTATCgctccaaaaataaataaggatCAATTTTACAACCGAAAAGGATTTTCCAGCTTGAACGTAATGATG CTTTGTGATCATCAAATGAACATCCGTTACGTGAATGCCCGATATGGGGGAGCCAATCATGATGCTCATGTTTGGGCTGTTAGCATCGTAGATAGTTATTTTGAATCAAAACATCGGAATGGAGAAACCGCATTCAGAGTACTTG GAGATTCGGCATATCCTTCAAAACCATGGCTTGTTACGCCGAAAAGAAACGCAGCTCATGATACTCCTGAAGCAAGATACAACTCTAAACATGTACAAGGAAGGGAAATTGTTGAGAGGACGTTTGGATTACTAAAATCCCGGTTTCGATGTCTCTCAGATGCAAGACAATTGCACTACGCACCAGAAAAAGCAGctcaaattaaataa